Proteins encoded by one window of Methermicoccus shengliensis DSM 18856:
- a CDS encoding NOG1 family protein → MRAPHVPRADELIDKAFRRAARARRGKPRRTPADRKRAEEAFIMTASSILADNLKSLPRRFPSLTAMHPLYRELIDIHVGVDDVRRALGSLDWAAREIAALRKEALRELRQGREPNAVRRKASGRMVSVVRQVRGNLELLERTREFLDGLPELQDAPTIVVAGFPNVGKSSFVAAVSSATPEVAPYPFTTKGITVGHVEHEKGRIQLVDIPGLLDRERMSTIERTAEAVLSCTGDVVLFMVDSTETCGYALSDQLALLERIRLTKKPVLVAASKRDHPLFRSVKEADIEVSVHDQKSLHAAIERLVEMMREEDSHPSRTR, encoded by the coding sequence ATGAGAGCACCACACGTGCCAAGGGCAGACGAGCTCATCGACAAGGCGTTTCGAAGGGCAGCAAGGGCGAGGAGGGGAAAGCCCAGACGCACCCCAGCGGACAGAAAGAGGGCAGAAGAGGCGTTCATCATGACCGCCTCCAGCATCCTTGCGGACAACCTCAAAAGCCTGCCACGGCGCTTTCCCTCGCTCACCGCGATGCACCCGCTGTATCGTGAGCTCATAGACATCCACGTGGGCGTGGACGATGTGCGCCGTGCGCTGGGCTCTCTCGACTGGGCTGCTCGGGAGATTGCCGCCCTCCGAAAAGAGGCGCTGAGGGAGCTTCGGCAGGGCAGAGAGCCCAATGCCGTGAGAAGGAAGGCCTCTGGACGCATGGTCTCGGTGGTGAGGCAGGTCAGGGGGAACCTCGAGCTGCTGGAGCGCACGAGGGAGTTTCTTGACGGGCTGCCAGAGCTGCAGGATGCACCCACCATAGTGGTGGCGGGCTTTCCCAACGTCGGCAAGTCCAGCTTCGTGGCTGCGGTGTCCTCTGCGACACCGGAGGTCGCCCCATATCCCTTCACCACCAAGGGCATAACGGTGGGACATGTGGAGCATGAGAAGGGGCGCATCCAGCTGGTGGACATCCCCGGGCTGCTGGACAGAGAGAGGATGAGCACGATAGAGCGCACTGCCGAGGCAGTGCTCTCGTGCACTGGGGACGTGGTGCTGTTCATGGTGGACAGCACCGAGACGTGCGGCTATGCCCTCTCCGACCAGCTCGCCCTGCTCGAGCGCATCCGCCTCACAAAAAAGCCCGTGCTGGTGGCTGCAAGCAAGCGGGACCACCCCCTGTTCAGGAGTGTGAAGGAGGCAGACATCGAGGTCTCGGTGCACGACCAGAAGAGCCTGCATGCGGCAATCGAGAGGCTGGTGGAGATGATGAGAGAGGAGGACTCACATCCCTCACGTACGCGATAG
- the gatE gene encoding Glu-tRNA(Gln) amidotransferase subunit GatE, translating to MRLISDISELDFQTLGLVAGLEIHQQLDSKEKLFCRSPTTLRDTDEACYEFFRYLRPARSEMGEVDAAALIEAVHTKRHVYKGYDTTCLVESDEEPPTTLNEEALDIALLIAKMLNVHIIEQVHTMRKTVIDGSNTSGFQRTALIGTDGHIPSSQGEVGISVLCLEEEACQKVEDRGDEVVWSLDRLGIPLVEIGTKPDIKSPAHAREVARYIGMLLRSTGRVKRGIGTIRQDVNVSIRGGARIEIKGVQELSLVEASVAYEAMRQVNLLRIRDELVRRGAHVGEPRDITPLLRDTKSRVIRRAIDEGGVVYACTLYGFGGLVGAEIQPNRRLGSELSDYAKKAGVGGIFHTDELPAYGITQEEVDTIMREMGASSEDCVVLVAHEQRRARAAMEQVAMRARMCLEGVPNETRRALPNGTSAYMRPLPGSARMYPETDVPPVVIDPARIKAIEIPELLDDKVERLASEYGIARDVASHIVYSDMAELFESLVEQGAPPSLVAGTLTSTLTDLRREGVPVHALTEEHIRDAIMLYAKGELAKEGIPEVLSEMAHEPQLTARDAMKRRGLSGVDVHDVQKLIERVVAERMEFVRERGMGAVGPLMGVVMGELRGKVDGKRVSAMLSEKIRQTLDEA from the coding sequence ATGAGGCTCATCTCCGACATTTCAGAGCTGGACTTTCAGACGCTGGGGCTCGTGGCAGGTCTGGAGATACACCAGCAGCTCGACTCCAAGGAGAAGCTGTTCTGCAGAAGCCCCACCACCTTACGGGACACCGATGAAGCGTGCTACGAGTTCTTCCGATACCTTCGGCCAGCACGAAGCGAGATGGGGGAGGTGGACGCCGCAGCCCTCATCGAGGCTGTGCACACGAAGAGGCACGTGTACAAGGGGTACGACACCACGTGCCTCGTGGAGAGCGACGAGGAGCCTCCGACCACCCTCAATGAGGAGGCGCTGGACATCGCCCTGCTGATTGCGAAGATGCTCAACGTGCACATCATAGAGCAGGTGCACACCATGCGCAAGACGGTGATAGATGGCTCCAACACCTCGGGCTTTCAGCGCACCGCCCTCATAGGCACGGACGGGCACATACCCTCCTCACAGGGGGAGGTGGGCATAAGCGTGCTGTGCCTCGAGGAGGAGGCGTGCCAGAAGGTGGAGGACAGGGGCGACGAGGTGGTGTGGTCCCTCGACCGCCTCGGGATACCGCTGGTGGAGATTGGCACAAAGCCAGACATCAAAAGCCCAGCACACGCCCGTGAGGTGGCACGCTACATCGGCATGCTGCTGCGCTCCACTGGGCGGGTGAAGCGGGGCATAGGCACGATACGGCAGGATGTGAACGTGTCCATAAGAGGGGGTGCGCGCATCGAAATCAAGGGGGTGCAGGAGCTATCCCTCGTGGAGGCGAGCGTGGCATACGAGGCGATGCGGCAGGTGAACTTGCTTCGGATACGAGATGAGCTCGTGAGGCGGGGGGCGCACGTGGGAGAGCCGCGCGACATCACTCCCCTCCTCAGGGACACCAAAAGCCGAGTGATACGCCGTGCCATCGATGAGGGAGGTGTGGTGTATGCGTGCACGCTCTACGGCTTTGGAGGGCTCGTTGGCGCAGAGATTCAGCCGAACAGGAGGCTTGGAAGCGAGCTCTCCGACTATGCCAAGAAGGCTGGCGTCGGGGGCATATTCCACACGGACGAGCTTCCCGCATACGGCATCACGCAGGAAGAGGTGGACACCATCATGAGGGAGATGGGCGCATCCAGCGAGGACTGCGTGGTGCTCGTGGCGCACGAGCAGAGGCGGGCACGGGCAGCGATGGAGCAGGTGGCAATGCGGGCGCGGATGTGCCTTGAGGGCGTGCCCAACGAGACCAGACGGGCGCTTCCCAACGGCACATCGGCGTACATGCGGCCGCTTCCGGGCTCTGCCCGCATGTATCCCGAAACAGACGTACCTCCTGTGGTGATAGACCCCGCGCGCATTAAGGCAATCGAGATACCAGAGCTGCTCGATGATAAGGTGGAGCGCCTTGCGAGCGAGTATGGCATCGCGAGGGACGTGGCGTCCCACATCGTGTACTCCGACATGGCTGAGCTGTTCGAGTCCCTCGTGGAGCAGGGCGCCCCGCCCTCCCTCGTGGCTGGCACGCTCACGTCCACCCTGACCGACCTCAGAAGGGAGGGGGTGCCAGTGCACGCCCTCACCGAAGAGCACATACGGGACGCCATCATGCTGTACGCCAAGGGCGAGCTCGCCAAGGAGGGCATCCCAGAGGTGCTCTCCGAGATGGCACACGAACCCCAGCTCACCGCACGGGACGCCATGAAGAGGCGCGGGCTTTCTGGCGTGGACGTGCATGACGTGCAGAAGCTCATCGAGCGGGTGGTGGCAGAGCGCATGGAGTTCGTGAGAGAGCGTGGCATGGGTGCGGTGGGACCCCTGATGGGTGTGGTGATGGGCGAGCTTCGTGGAAAGGTGGACGGCAAGAGAGTGAGCGCCATGCTCTCCGAGAAAATACGGCAGACGCTGGATGAGGCATGA
- the mobA gene encoding molybdenum cofactor guanylyltransferase — MYDVLVLAGGRSTRLGRPKHLLIVEGEPLVRRVVRRLGGRAVVCASSGTARDVERVLSDMDVQVVLDSVEGMGPVGGMASGLAACTREWAAVCGCDMPFVSREVLDALYARREGVDAVIPVCGKRQTLHALYRRESVLAACELLLRRGGGSVLDALSGLSVRYVPVEEERCFFGIDTVSDLIHI; from the coding sequence ATGTACGACGTGCTGGTGCTCGCGGGCGGCAGGTCCACGAGGCTGGGGCGTCCCAAGCACCTGCTCATCGTCGAGGGGGAGCCCCTCGTGCGAAGGGTGGTGCGAAGGCTCGGAGGACGGGCTGTGGTGTGTGCATCGAGTGGCACCGCACGGGACGTCGAGCGTGTGCTTTCGGACATGGACGTGCAGGTGGTGCTCGACTCGGTGGAGGGCATGGGTCCTGTCGGAGGTATGGCGAGCGGACTTGCGGCGTGCACACGTGAGTGGGCGGCGGTGTGCGGGTGCGACATGCCCTTTGTTTCGAGGGAGGTGCTCGATGCGCTCTATGCCAGAAGGGAAGGGGTGGATGCGGTGATACCCGTCTGCGGAAAAAGGCAGACGCTGCACGCCCTGTATCGCAGGGAGAGTGTGCTTGCGGCGTGCGAGCTTCTTTTGAGAAGGGGAGGGGGAAGCGTGCTCGATGCGCTCTCTGGCTTGAGCGTGCGGTACGTGCCCGTTGAGGAGGAGAGGTGCTTTTTTGGCATAGACACGGTGAGCGACCTGATACACATATAG
- a CDS encoding 4Fe-4S dicluster domain-containing protein translates to MEVAELDPNFKYEVMNEPGGEEIRMCFSCTGCTVSCPVSEINPAYNPRRFIHEVLLGMREQVLSDPALWYCVQCHSCYEYCPQNVRVTEVMGALKSIAAREGKRGGIKLDTRLPEFEESFTESIIKHGRVYESMVFMMHILKTGGLRGLLDYAPVGMKMFFKGKLHPLPHDIKGTEQIKAIHRAVEEATR, encoded by the coding sequence ATGGAAGTAGCGGAACTCGACCCAAATTTCAAGTACGAGGTGATGAACGAGCCTGGTGGTGAGGAGATACGGATGTGTTTTAGCTGCACGGGGTGCACCGTCAGCTGTCCAGTCTCTGAGATAAACCCTGCATACAACCCGAGGAGGTTCATCCACGAGGTGCTGCTGGGAATGAGGGAGCAGGTGCTCTCTGACCCAGCCCTGTGGTACTGTGTGCAGTGTCACTCGTGCTACGAGTACTGTCCCCAGAACGTGAGGGTGACCGAGGTGATGGGCGCCCTGAAGAGCATCGCAGCACGGGAGGGCAAGAGGGGCGGCATCAAGCTCGACACGAGGCTCCCAGAGTTCGAGGAGTCCTTCACTGAGTCCATCATAAAGCATGGCAGGGTGTACGAGTCAATGGTGTTCATGATGCACATTCTCAAGACAGGGGGCCTGCGGGGGCTTCTGGACTATGCCCCAGTGGGGATGAAGATGTTCTTCAAGGGCAAGCTTCACCCCCTGCCCCACGACATAAAGGGCACAGAGCAGATAAAGGCAATACACCGGGCGGTTGAGGAGGCGACAAGATGA
- a CDS encoding CoB--CoM heterodisulfide reductase iron-sulfur subunit B family protein has protein sequence MRAYSYYPGCTLEGTEAEYNKSCVNVCKRLGVELREIADWNCCGALETTSEKALALSLSARNAAIAEGMGDMDCVVPCNICFNNLRKAQHEIVNDTKVGKIIRRSLESAGLSYEAKVRIRHLLDVLVNDVGLERIGHEVKRPLEGLKVAPYYGCLVVRPSVICQFDNPVNPTSMDEVLKALGAEVIEDFSHKVKCCGGSTLMGDMETSFALTRAVLKEAKDRGADCISVVCPMCHTMLDAQQGRIESHFGERYRMPVLYLTQLMGLAFGMDPVDVAMGKNIVSAKNVWEAIR, from the coding sequence ATGAGGGCGTACTCGTACTATCCGGGATGCACGCTCGAGGGCACGGAGGCAGAGTACAACAAGTCGTGCGTGAACGTGTGCAAGCGCCTTGGCGTGGAGCTCAGGGAGATAGCGGACTGGAACTGCTGTGGAGCGCTCGAGACCACCTCGGAAAAGGCGCTCGCTCTGTCCCTCTCTGCACGAAACGCAGCGATAGCCGAGGGCATGGGGGACATGGACTGCGTGGTGCCGTGCAACATATGCTTCAACAACCTGAGAAAGGCACAGCACGAAATCGTCAACGACACGAAGGTGGGGAAGATAATAAGGAGGTCGCTGGAGAGCGCTGGGCTCTCCTATGAGGCGAAGGTGAGGATAAGGCACCTGCTCGACGTGCTCGTGAACGACGTGGGTCTGGAGAGGATAGGCCATGAGGTAAAGCGCCCGCTCGAGGGACTCAAGGTAGCGCCATACTACGGATGCCTCGTGGTCAGGCCCTCGGTGATATGCCAGTTCGACAACCCCGTCAACCCCACCTCGATGGACGAAGTGCTGAAGGCGCTTGGAGCAGAGGTGATAGAGGACTTCTCCCACAAGGTCAAGTGCTGTGGGGGCTCCACCCTCATGGGCGACATGGAGACCTCGTTTGCGCTCACGAGGGCTGTTCTCAAGGAGGCGAAGGACAGGGGGGCGGACTGCATAAGCGTGGTGTGCCCCATGTGCCACACGATGCTCGATGCTCAGCAGGGCAGGATAGAGAGTCATTTTGGTGAGAGGTATCGCATGCCTGTGCTGTACCTCACGCAGCTCATGGGGCTGGCGTTCGGCATGGACCCGGTGGATGTGGCCATGGGCAAGAACATCGTCTCTGCAAAGAATGTTTGGGAGGCTATAAGATGA
- a CDS encoding CoB--CoM heterodisulfide reductase iron-sulfur subunit A family protein: MTEKVGAVAVIGGGIGGIQASLDLADSGYKVYLIESDVSIGGVMAQLDKTFPTNDCSICILSPKMVEASRHPNIELLTFSEVKGLKGEAGHFKLKVLKKARYVDETKCTGCGLCMEKCPVKVDAEFEEGLAKRKAIYIPFPQAIPRVARIDATKCLYLTKGKCGNCAKVCGPKAVNYEDKDKEIVLDVGAVIIATGFEPYDPSHLAQYHPEHPDVITSMQFERLLNASGPTGGHVVRGSDGKPPKRIGIIQCIGSRSKNPEEGRPFCSSVCCAYATKESMIAVEHDPNLEIYIFNIDVRVFGKNFEEFYQRAQRDYGIKYIDSRPSGVNVREDGSLYVVYEDHDAGGVKTMDLDMVVLSVGLDTNPSLRELAKALGIELDEFGHVKTSTVAPVNTSREGVYVLGAASGPKDIPDTVAQASGAAAKAEALLAEARGTMVTEKELPPEKDVSGEEPRVGVFVCHCGLNIGGVVDVPAVAEYARTLPYVVYAIDNKYTCSSDTQEVIKQAIKEHNLNRVVVAACTPRTHEPLFQNTCREAGLNPFLFEFVNIREHSSWVHMKEKDKATEKAKELVRMGVAKAVKHRPLYSEHVPIVKRALVLGGGVAGMTAALDLADMGFPVVLVEKEAELGGLVRHLTELHDGSSPRDILDPMIERVMNHELITVYTESELVENEGFVGNFRGVIRTPSGDVPVEYGAAIVATGAVELKPQGLFGYGKYANVITQQELEERLASGFSAKSVAMIQCAGARVPERTYCARVCCTYAIKNAIRIKRQSPDTEVYVLYRDIRTYGMAERLYDEARDLGVVFIKYEADRPPEVEDGHVRVYDRLARREVSIPTDVVVLSTPLVAPEDAEKTSLLFKVPIDVVSGFFFEAHVKLRPVDFATAGVFLCGAAQGPKNIAESISQGSGAAARAATVLGKPHLETEAIVSKVNQDRCIGCGVCVPMCPYSAISLEDVEVETCGVVQVVRRAYINPAACTGCGTCVAACNPGAIEQMHFTNDELLNQMRAAFAFREGGE; encoded by the coding sequence ATGACCGAGAAGGTGGGTGCTGTTGCGGTTATCGGCGGCGGCATAGGCGGAATTCAGGCGTCGCTCGACCTTGCGGACAGCGGCTACAAGGTGTACCTCATCGAGTCCGACGTGTCCATAGGGGGCGTGATGGCACAGCTCGACAAGACGTTCCCCACCAACGACTGCTCGATATGCATCCTCTCGCCCAAGATGGTGGAGGCGAGCAGACATCCCAACATCGAGCTGCTCACGTTCTCTGAGGTGAAGGGGCTCAAGGGGGAGGCTGGACACTTCAAGCTCAAGGTGCTTAAAAAAGCACGCTACGTGGACGAGACGAAGTGCACTGGGTGCGGGCTGTGCATGGAGAAGTGCCCCGTGAAGGTGGACGCCGAGTTCGAGGAGGGGCTCGCAAAGCGCAAGGCAATATACATCCCGTTCCCGCAGGCTATACCGAGGGTGGCGCGCATCGATGCGACAAAGTGCCTGTACCTCACGAAGGGCAAGTGCGGCAACTGTGCCAAGGTGTGCGGTCCAAAGGCGGTGAACTACGAGGACAAGGACAAGGAGATAGTGCTGGACGTGGGCGCGGTCATCATAGCCACGGGGTTCGAGCCCTATGACCCCTCGCACCTCGCACAGTACCATCCAGAGCACCCAGATGTGATAACCTCGATGCAGTTCGAGCGGCTGCTGAACGCCTCTGGCCCCACTGGAGGGCACGTGGTGCGGGGCTCTGATGGCAAGCCGCCCAAGCGCATAGGCATCATCCAGTGCATAGGGTCGAGGTCGAAGAACCCAGAGGAGGGAAGGCCCTTCTGCTCGAGCGTGTGCTGTGCGTACGCCACCAAGGAGTCCATGATAGCGGTGGAGCACGACCCCAACCTCGAGATATACATATTCAACATCGATGTCAGGGTGTTCGGCAAGAACTTTGAGGAGTTCTACCAGCGTGCCCAGCGGGACTACGGAATCAAGTACATAGACTCCAGACCCAGCGGGGTGAACGTGCGGGAGGACGGCTCGCTGTACGTGGTGTACGAGGACCACGATGCTGGGGGCGTAAAGACGATGGACCTCGACATGGTGGTGCTCTCCGTTGGTCTGGACACCAACCCCTCTCTCAGGGAGCTCGCGAAGGCACTTGGCATCGAGCTGGACGAGTTCGGGCACGTGAAGACGTCCACCGTGGCGCCAGTGAACACATCGCGCGAGGGCGTGTACGTGCTCGGTGCAGCCTCTGGTCCCAAGGACATCCCGGACACCGTGGCGCAGGCATCTGGAGCCGCAGCCAAGGCAGAGGCGCTGCTCGCAGAGGCACGGGGCACCATGGTCACCGAGAAGGAGCTTCCGCCAGAGAAGGACGTGAGCGGCGAGGAGCCGAGGGTGGGCGTGTTCGTGTGCCACTGCGGTCTCAACATAGGGGGCGTGGTGGACGTGCCCGCGGTCGCGGAGTACGCGAGGACGCTACCCTATGTGGTGTATGCGATAGACAACAAGTACACGTGCTCCTCGGACACACAGGAGGTCATCAAGCAGGCAATCAAGGAGCACAACCTCAACCGTGTGGTGGTGGCGGCGTGCACGCCGAGGACGCACGAGCCCCTGTTCCAGAACACGTGCCGTGAGGCTGGCCTGAACCCCTTCCTGTTTGAGTTCGTGAACATCAGGGAGCACTCCTCGTGGGTGCACATGAAGGAGAAGGACAAGGCGACCGAGAAGGCGAAGGAGCTCGTCAGGATGGGGGTCGCCAAGGCCGTAAAGCACAGGCCCCTGTACAGCGAGCACGTGCCCATCGTGAAGCGGGCGCTCGTGCTCGGCGGGGGCGTTGCGGGCATGACCGCGGCGCTCGACCTTGCGGACATGGGCTTCCCCGTGGTGCTCGTTGAGAAGGAGGCGGAGCTTGGAGGGCTGGTGAGACATCTCACCGAGCTGCACGACGGCTCCTCTCCGAGGGACATCCTTGACCCCATGATAGAGCGTGTGATGAACCACGAGCTGATCACGGTGTACACCGAGTCCGAGCTCGTGGAGAACGAGGGCTTCGTGGGCAACTTCAGGGGCGTGATACGCACCCCCAGTGGAGACGTTCCAGTGGAGTACGGCGCAGCCATCGTTGCCACGGGAGCTGTGGAGCTGAAGCCACAGGGGCTGTTCGGATATGGCAAGTACGCCAACGTCATCACGCAGCAGGAGCTGGAGGAGAGGCTCGCCAGCGGGTTCTCTGCAAAGAGCGTTGCCATGATACAGTGTGCTGGTGCGAGGGTGCCAGAGCGCACATACTGTGCGAGGGTGTGCTGCACGTACGCCATCAAGAACGCCATCCGCATAAAGAGGCAGAGCCCAGACACCGAGGTGTACGTGCTGTATCGGGACATCCGCACCTATGGCATGGCGGAGAGGCTGTACGACGAGGCTCGAGACCTCGGCGTGGTGTTCATCAAGTACGAGGCAGACAGGCCCCCAGAGGTCGAGGATGGGCATGTGAGGGTGTACGACCGCCTCGCCCGGCGTGAGGTCAGCATCCCCACGGATGTCGTGGTGCTCTCCACACCGCTCGTGGCGCCAGAGGATGCCGAGAAGACCTCGCTGCTGTTCAAGGTGCCGATAGACGTGGTGAGCGGGTTCTTCTTCGAGGCACACGTGAAGCTGAGGCCAGTGGACTTTGCCACTGCAGGCGTGTTCCTGTGCGGTGCCGCACAGGGCCCGAAGAACATCGCAGAGAGCATATCGCAGGGCTCTGGTGCCGCAGCGAGGGCGGCAACTGTGCTCGGCAAGCCCCACCTCGAGACCGAGGCAATCGTCTCGAAGGTGAATCAGGACAGGTGCATCGGGTGTGGTGTGTGCGTGCCCATGTGCCCGTACTCTGCCATCTCGCTTGAGGACGTGGAGGTGGAGACGTGCGGCGTGGTGCAGGTCGTGAGGCGTGCGTACATCAACCCGGCGGCGTGCACGGGCTGTGGCACGTGCGTGGCGGCGTGCAACCCCGGGGCAATCGAGCAGATGCACTTTACCAACGACGAGCTGCTCAACCAGATGAGGGCTGCGTTTGCCTTCAGAGAGGGAGGTGAGTAG
- a CDS encoding hydrogenase iron-sulfur subunit: MSEEWEPKIIMFCCNWCSYGGSDTAGVARFQQPPTTRIIRVMCSGRVDPTFVLDAFLEGADGVLVTGCHIGDCHYINGNEKTKVRYEFLKRVVEEFGIEPERLKLEWISASEGDKFASFVKQATEDIKKLGPSPLKPEVVE; this comes from the coding sequence ATGAGCGAGGAATGGGAGCCCAAGATAATCATGTTCTGCTGCAACTGGTGCTCGTACGGAGGCTCGGACACGGCAGGGGTGGCGAGGTTCCAGCAGCCCCCCACCACCCGCATCATCAGGGTGATGTGCTCTGGCAGGGTGGACCCCACGTTCGTGCTCGACGCCTTCCTCGAGGGAGCGGACGGCGTGCTGGTCACGGGCTGCCACATCGGAGACTGCCACTACATCAATGGCAACGAGAAGACCAAGGTGAGGTACGAGTTTCTAAAGCGTGTGGTGGAGGAGTTCGGCATAGAGCCCGAGAGGCTCAAGCTCGAGTGGATATCGGCGTCCGAGGGCGACAAGTTCGCCTCGTTTGTTAAGCAGGCGACCGAGGACATCAAGAAGCTTGGACCCTCCCCGCTCAAGCCCGAGGTGGTGGAATGA
- a CDS encoding Coenzyme F420 hydrogenase/dehydrogenase, beta subunit C-terminal domain — MNVGECYIGWAVDEDVRKRGGSGGLVVATLAAALEKGLVEKVLVLKKHSTYDAEPVLTSDPEEVLASAGSLHAVPAALSKKIPYGVKVAAVGKPCDIRGMYQMALRQQFNLDDTYLIGLNCGGTLPPVPTRQMIRVMYGIDPDEVVHEEIAKGNLIFTTRDGQEHAKKIDELEEAGFGRRESCRYCIVKIPTNADLACGNWGVPKDKLGAATFVEVCTEKGVQLLTTAVDAGYVQVEPASDKSKEIRKKVEKAMLDLSAKWRERIFVPIENRLEFYREALRHCILCNACKEVCPVCACGEDSKCTTMPSSLETHNHEFYHLIRFLHIMDSCVACGMCTDVCPAEIKVSTLQARYSLPFQEEKGYVAGMKLEKPPFFEVE, encoded by the coding sequence ATGAACGTGGGCGAGTGCTACATCGGATGGGCAGTGGACGAGGACGTGCGAAAGAGAGGGGGCTCTGGAGGGCTCGTGGTAGCCACGCTCGCCGCAGCCCTCGAGAAGGGGCTGGTGGAGAAGGTGCTCGTGCTCAAAAAGCACAGCACGTACGATGCCGAGCCAGTGCTCACGAGCGACCCAGAGGAGGTGCTCGCCTCTGCGGGCTCGCTGCACGCCGTGCCAGCTGCCCTGTCCAAGAAGATACCCTATGGGGTGAAGGTGGCAGCGGTGGGCAAGCCCTGCGACATACGGGGCATGTACCAGATGGCGCTGCGCCAGCAGTTCAACCTCGATGACACCTACCTCATCGGGCTCAACTGTGGAGGCACGCTGCCCCCAGTGCCCACCCGCCAGATGATACGGGTGATGTACGGCATCGACCCAGACGAGGTGGTGCACGAGGAGATTGCCAAGGGCAATCTGATATTCACCACGAGGGACGGACAGGAGCACGCCAAGAAGATAGACGAGCTCGAGGAGGCTGGCTTTGGAAGGAGGGAGTCGTGCAGGTACTGCATCGTCAAGATTCCGACCAACGCAGACTTGGCGTGCGGCAACTGGGGCGTGCCCAAGGACAAGCTCGGGGCAGCCACGTTCGTGGAGGTGTGCACCGAGAAGGGCGTGCAGCTGCTCACAACGGCGGTGGACGCTGGGTATGTGCAGGTGGAGCCGGCATCGGACAAGAGCAAGGAGATACGCAAGAAGGTGGAGAAGGCGATGCTCGACCTCTCTGCCAAGTGGAGGGAGCGCATCTTCGTGCCGATAGAGAACAGGCTCGAGTTCTACCGTGAGGCGCTTCGGCACTGCATACTGTGCAATGCGTGCAAGGAGGTGTGTCCCGTGTGTGCGTGCGGTGAGGACTCCAAGTGCACCACGATGCCCTCCTCGCTCGAGACGCACAACCACGAGTTCTACCACCTGATTCGGTTCCTGCACATCATGGACTCGTGCGTGGCGTGCGGGATGTGCACCGATGTGTGCCCTGCCGAAATCAAGGTGAGCACGCTGCAGGCACGCTACTCGCTGCCGTTCCAAGAGGAGAAGGGATACGTGGCTGGCATGAAGCTTGAGAAGCCCCCATTCTTCGAGGTGGAGTAA